One Acidobacteriota bacterium genomic region harbors:
- a CDS encoding glycosyltransferase family 4 protein, giving the protein MRLGIDASNIRTGGGLTHLFEILNAAEPHRHGISRVTVWAGRQTIESLPDKPWLHRVHEPMLDQSLPVRAYWQMTKLSRLARRHCDFLFVPGGTYRGSFHPFATMSHNLLPFEIEESRRYGASWMFLKMLLLGWSQGKSFRDADGIIFLSEYARCVVGLAAKIFTNQPVIPHGINRSFYRQPGTQKPITAYSASNPFRFLYVSKVEPYKHQWNVVEAVAQLRRSGLPVALDLIGGTECPASGKRLEKTMQREDPNGIFVHRLDHVPYTKLPDYYHNADAFIFASSCENLPNILLEAMAAGLPIACSDRGPMPEVLLDAGTYFDPEQTEEIAEALQMLIEAPQLREACANQAYQQAQHYSWERCARETFSYLAEVAETARDKTNNAALNHTALQSHH; this is encoded by the coding sequence ATGCGCTTAGGAATAGATGCTTCCAACATTCGCACCGGAGGCGGGCTGACTCATCTGTTTGAGATATTGAACGCCGCCGAACCGCACCGGCATGGCATTTCCCGCGTGACCGTGTGGGCGGGGCGACAGACCATTGAATCGTTGCCCGACAAACCCTGGTTGCATCGTGTTCACGAACCTATGTTGGATCAATCCCTGCCAGTGCGGGCGTATTGGCAGATGACAAAACTATCCCGGCTGGCTCGGCGGCACTGCGATTTTCTGTTTGTTCCCGGCGGAACCTATCGTGGCAGTTTCCATCCCTTTGCCACGATGTCGCACAATCTGCTTCCTTTCGAAATTGAAGAAAGTCGCCGGTACGGCGCTTCGTGGATGTTTCTCAAGATGTTGTTGCTCGGATGGAGCCAAGGCAAGAGTTTTCGTGATGCAGACGGAATCATTTTTCTTTCCGAATATGCGCGCTGTGTCGTCGGTTTGGCGGCCAAAATTTTTACCAACCAACCGGTCATCCCGCACGGCATCAATCGTAGCTTTTACCGGCAGCCCGGAACGCAAAAACCGATTACTGCTTATTCGGCAAGCAATCCATTTCGATTTCTGTACGTATCCAAAGTGGAGCCTTACAAGCACCAATGGAATGTGGTGGAAGCCGTGGCGCAACTTCGCCGATCCGGATTGCCGGTGGCGCTGGATTTAATCGGCGGAACCGAATGCCCGGCATCGGGAAAACGGCTTGAAAAAACAATGCAGCGCGAAGACCCCAACGGGATTTTTGTTCATCGCCTGGATCACGTGCCGTACACAAAATTGCCTGATTATTACCACAACGCCGACGCATTCATTTTTGCTTCGAGTTGCGAAAACCTGCCCAACATCTTGTTGGAAGCGATGGCCGCGGGGTTGCCGATTGCCTGTTCGGACAGAGGCCCCATGCCGGAAGTGCTGCTGGATGCGGGCACCTATTTCGATCCCGAACAGACAGAGGAAATTGCCGAAGCATTGCAAATGTTGATCGAAGCGCCGCAGTTGCGGGAAGCTTGCGCCAACCAGGCGTATCAGCAAGCCCAGCA
- a CDS encoding GNAT family N-acetyltransferase, translated as MVALINQNLASSPRIKRLEKAANMLAGDDIPVPALEAFYEQMFPARAPFLKRHWRWLYRTDNRAKVKSPIVMLQGDEVVGHVGTIPLTLRCGNEERTAVWLCDIAVLSRYRGKAMGAFLLSEAMALSPMRIGFPNELSWRLISKFGWKDQLNTVGLSLLLHPEKHSKVKTRIEMQSNGGSGVKTLAVIGGLATRIVWRARAWPKVKLSVSPATTDQLATFYEQDISDAMHTVRSPEFLQWRIAAHPDPEEHFVLNLPQSGTNRCSAIARIVEEDNCRRLHLLTLRVDPFEPGKLSDLLAGIVRWALAENIDIISMVTSDPGIARTARWWLPVLKQLRYAYHADDAAGKAFLSNTDQSWEYIDGDFDLTYNTPNREANSRSLTCA; from the coding sequence ATGGTTGCCCTGATCAATCAAAATCTGGCGTCATCGCCGCGAATCAAACGTTTAGAGAAAGCTGCCAACATGTTGGCGGGCGATGACATTCCAGTTCCTGCGCTGGAGGCGTTTTACGAACAGATGTTTCCGGCTCGGGCGCCCTTTCTCAAACGTCATTGGCGTTGGCTGTACAGAACGGACAATCGCGCAAAGGTGAAGTCGCCGATTGTCATGTTGCAAGGGGATGAAGTTGTTGGACACGTCGGCACGATTCCGCTCACATTGCGATGCGGCAACGAAGAGCGCACGGCGGTCTGGTTATGCGACATTGCAGTGCTTTCAAGGTACCGAGGGAAGGCCATGGGCGCTTTTTTATTGAGCGAAGCGATGGCCTTGAGTCCGATGCGAATCGGGTTTCCCAACGAGCTGTCGTGGAGGCTGATTTCCAAATTCGGGTGGAAGGATCAATTGAACACAGTCGGCCTGAGTTTACTGCTGCACCCTGAAAAACATTCCAAGGTCAAAACAAGAATCGAAATGCAATCGAACGGTGGCAGCGGCGTCAAAACCCTGGCGGTCATCGGCGGGTTGGCGACGCGCATCGTTTGGAGAGCACGCGCATGGCCCAAAGTGAAACTATCCGTTTCGCCTGCAACAACGGATCAACTGGCGACTTTCTATGAACAGGACATTTCCGATGCAATGCATACGGTACGGTCACCGGAATTTTTGCAATGGCGAATCGCCGCACACCCCGATCCCGAAGAGCACTTCGTGCTGAATTTGCCCCAATCGGGAACCAATCGCTGTTCTGCCATCGCGCGCATTGTGGAAGAAGACAATTGCCGGCGGCTGCATCTGCTCACGCTGCGGGTTGACCCGTTTGAACCCGGAAAGCTCTCAGATTTACTGGCGGGGATCGTTCGCTGGGCGCTGGCGGAAAACATAGACATCATTTCGATGGTCACCAGCGATCCGGGAATCGCTCGAACGGCGCGGTGGTGGCTTCCTGTGCTGAAACAACTTCGGTACGCCTATCACGCCGATGATGCTGCGGGAAAAGCGTTTTTAAGCAACACCGACCAAAGTTGGGAATACATAGACGGCGATTTTGACCTGACTTACAACACGCCGAATCGCGAAGCCAATAGCAGGAGCTTGACATGCGCTTAG
- a CDS encoding polysaccharide deacetylase family protein, translating to MEIREYKSPYGAEAEYGARRLVRYVALSSLGGLYWLSGKMSSLDRNRIQFLYLHHIFQDEESGFRRLLHYLSRRHTLISYSDAVEKLWRGEIDRPYICISFDDGLRNCLRAARIMDEFGVSGCFFICPSMVGETDPQLLKEFCVRRLTLPPTELLTWDDVDQLLATGHEIGSHTMSHHVLSRISAQQVEDEVSDSYEFLTRQLGGVKHFAWPEGLFSRMTADAVRTVFRAGFQSCASAERGCHVAKPEPEVSKLCIRRDYVAANWPLSHVRYFLTANSEAASAKSNHWPDGWTGRIQSPVINAQLQER from the coding sequence GTGGAAATCAGGGAATATAAATCGCCTTATGGCGCAGAAGCTGAATACGGAGCGCGGCGTTTGGTCAGATACGTGGCGCTCAGTTCATTGGGAGGGCTCTACTGGCTCAGCGGAAAAATGTCGTCGCTGGACAGAAACAGGATTCAGTTCCTCTACCTGCATCACATTTTTCAGGATGAAGAATCAGGCTTTCGGCGCCTGCTGCATTACCTGAGCCGACGGCACACTCTGATCAGTTATTCCGACGCGGTCGAAAAATTGTGGCGCGGAGAAATTGATCGTCCTTATATCTGCATCAGCTTCGATGACGGGCTGAGAAACTGTTTGCGGGCCGCGCGGATCATGGATGAATTCGGCGTGTCGGGCTGTTTTTTCATTTGCCCTTCGATGGTTGGAGAAACCGATCCTCAACTACTCAAAGAGTTTTGTGTTCGCAGGTTGACCTTGCCACCGACTGAGTTGCTGACTTGGGACGATGTGGATCAGTTGCTGGCAACCGGGCACGAAATCGGCAGCCACACGATGTCGCATCACGTTTTATCCAGAATTTCTGCCCAGCAGGTTGAAGACGAAGTTTCGGATTCCTACGAATTTCTGACCCGGCAGTTGGGCGGCGTCAAACATTTTGCGTGGCCGGAAGGATTGTTTTCCCGAATGACAGCCGATGCCGTCAGGACTGTGTTTCGGGCGGGCTTTCAATCCTGCGCTTCAGCGGAACGCGGATGTCACGTGGCGAAACCTGAGCCGGAGGTGAGCAAACTCTGCATACGGAGGGATTACGTTGCGGCTAATTGGCCGCTGAGCCACGTTCGGTATTTTTTGACAGCGAACAGCGAGGCGGCTTCCGCGAAAAGTAATCATTGGCCCGACGGATGGACAGGCCGAATTCAATCGCCTGTCATCAACGCACAACTTCAGGAGAGATAA
- a CDS encoding glycosyltransferase family 4 protein, whose protein sequence is MTTPIILTCQHTGAFGGVQHTLLDIAKNIDREKFEPIVICSPGGELPRLLAEQNVRVQAVGKGEYLRYSSGQPFGTIRDLFAVTREIIRLAKKEGVQVIHTFDGMLFFAASLAKLLQPNLKVIWLDSGFNLYPLHFRLVMKWCFKRAAMVAAVTGIRRAQLLEEGLEETKSAVFHCGTDFHLRPQVADPLAETNFKGTFRVGIVGRLVPIKNFELFLQSARIVADKHAHVRFHIVGQPGFLESDMEYFRQIEAQMRRLNLTELITFHQPVEDLSSILGGFDVLVSSSHIETFGRTLVEAMAMSKPIVATAVGGVPEVIADGEVGFLVRAGDAEAFAESICRLVEDTDLREAMGRKGLQRVLERFDVRAITKRWEQTYESLLLNQADLRQLIIELN, encoded by the coding sequence ATGACAACGCCGATCATTTTGACCTGTCAACACACCGGAGCTTTTGGCGGGGTGCAACACACACTGCTGGACATCGCAAAAAACATTGACCGGGAAAAGTTTGAACCGATTGTGATCTGTTCTCCGGGAGGCGAATTGCCCAGATTGCTGGCAGAGCAAAACGTACGGGTGCAGGCCGTGGGCAAGGGAGAATATCTGCGGTACAGCAGCGGCCAACCGTTTGGAACGATACGCGATTTGTTTGCAGTGACGCGTGAAATTATCAGGCTGGCAAAAAAAGAAGGGGTGCAGGTGATACACACGTTTGATGGGATGCTTTTTTTTGCGGCCAGCCTGGCCAAACTCCTTCAACCCAACCTTAAAGTCATTTGGCTGGATTCCGGATTCAATCTGTACCCGCTTCACTTTCGCCTGGTGATGAAATGGTGCTTTAAGCGCGCGGCGATGGTGGCGGCGGTGACGGGAATCCGTCGTGCCCAATTGTTGGAGGAAGGGTTGGAGGAAACCAAATCGGCGGTTTTTCATTGCGGCACGGATTTTCATCTCAGGCCGCAGGTTGCCGATCCACTTGCCGAAACGAATTTCAAAGGAACCTTCCGCGTGGGAATCGTCGGGCGGCTGGTTCCGATCAAAAACTTCGAGTTGTTTCTTCAATCCGCCCGGATCGTCGCCGACAAACACGCGCACGTCCGATTCCACATTGTCGGGCAACCGGGTTTCCTGGAAAGCGATATGGAATACTTTCGGCAAATCGAAGCGCAAATGCGGCGTCTGAATCTGACCGAATTGATCACTTTTCATCAGCCCGTCGAAGACCTTTCATCAATTCTTGGCGGGTTCGATGTGCTGGTCAGTTCTTCGCACATCGAAACATTCGGCAGGACATTGGTCGAAGCGATGGCAATGTCCAAACCCATCGTTGCGACAGCCGTGGGCGGCGTGCCGGAAGTGATCGCCGATGGCGAGGTTGGGTTTCTGGTCCGAGCCGGAGACGCGGAAGCTTTTGCCGAAAGCATTTGCCGATTGGTTGAGGATACGGACTTGCGCGAAGCGATGGGGCGAAAAGGATTGCAGCGCGTTTTGGAGCGTTTTGATGTTCGCGCCATCACCAAACGTTGGGAACAAACCTACGAATCGTTGTTGCTGAATCAAGCGGATTTGCGCCAGTTGATAATCGAATTGAATTGA
- a CDS encoding O-antigen ligase family protein: protein MLLLLAGVSLPLFISLLVIESYWIPLAALGALSVLATLLAINPRDVLLMAFLYLPFQSLLSDVFGGSIPAIAVCKDVLMVIIIASFTLRYFRRNLYVNSVIYCLLGFISVAVLLVPLSPDPLRAILQLRCMVIYPLIIVLAANMIETPEQFRNLLRAFAIVGAITVVYGAVQYFTLFDVPYRNAGGSVMQRMGRFDEFGAVSTFASRPDFGGYLIPLFLLFFQLNLWPSKKFSWLFRLVMMAAIPACVLLTFSRTIWLALAISGFVALYLRDKVKAVLCAMAMVVLLLIALQAKSLFMSSSMQEAATSNESFLIRLSYWPLVFQHVLSNPFGMGLGTVGGAHLFESSAETDSYGNLQYDPNTLFDASGGLGANNILSVTDNNYLKFMVQGGFPLLAAFLAFVISVLRLARKLIKVVRDPWLRDMVIWATASITGLLTIFLFVDFMESVPSTSVFWLAAGALCFVSKLYKTELTGKRPSGLRPAQAN from the coding sequence ATGTTGTTGCTCCTTGCCGGAGTGTCCCTGCCACTTTTTATCAGCCTGTTGGTGATTGAAAGTTATTGGATTCCGCTGGCGGCATTGGGGGCACTGAGTGTTCTGGCGACACTGTTGGCAATCAATCCGCGCGACGTGTTGTTGATGGCTTTTCTGTATTTGCCTTTTCAGTCGTTGTTGAGCGATGTGTTTGGGGGAAGCATCCCGGCAATCGCAGTCTGTAAAGACGTGCTGATGGTCATTATCATTGCGTCATTCACCCTTCGGTATTTTCGTCGCAACCTGTATGTCAACTCTGTAATTTATTGCCTGCTCGGCTTCATTTCCGTTGCCGTGCTGCTGGTTCCATTATCTCCTGATCCACTTCGAGCCATTTTGCAGCTTCGATGCATGGTGATTTACCCGCTGATCATTGTGTTGGCTGCGAACATGATCGAAACGCCGGAACAGTTTCGCAATCTGTTACGGGCCTTCGCAATTGTCGGAGCGATAACGGTGGTGTATGGCGCGGTGCAGTATTTCACGTTGTTTGATGTTCCGTATCGCAACGCAGGCGGCAGCGTGATGCAGCGAATGGGACGATTTGATGAATTCGGCGCGGTTTCAACATTTGCCAGCCGTCCCGATTTTGGCGGGTATTTGATTCCGCTGTTTCTACTCTTTTTTCAGCTCAACCTGTGGCCGTCAAAAAAATTCTCCTGGCTGTTTCGCCTGGTGATGATGGCGGCGATCCCTGCCTGTGTATTGCTGACTTTTAGTCGCACGATTTGGCTGGCTCTGGCAATCAGCGGCTTTGTGGCTCTTTACCTGCGCGACAAGGTGAAAGCGGTTTTGTGCGCAATGGCGATGGTTGTTTTGTTGCTCATTGCGCTGCAGGCCAAAAGCCTTTTTATGTCTTCTTCCATGCAGGAAGCCGCAACCAGCAACGAATCCTTCCTGATCCGATTGAGTTACTGGCCGCTGGTGTTTCAACACGTTTTGTCCAATCCGTTTGGAATGGGGTTGGGAACAGTCGGCGGAGCGCACTTGTTTGAATCGAGCGCGGAAACAGATTCTTACGGCAACCTGCAATACGATCCGAATACGTTGTTTGATGCCTCTGGCGGATTGGGGGCTAACAACATTCTGTCGGTCACGGATAACAACTACCTGAAATTTATGGTTCAAGGCGGATTCCCTTTGCTGGCAGCCTTTTTGGCGTTCGTCATTTCCGTGCTGAGGCTTGCCCGCAAGCTCATCAAAGTCGTGCGCGACCCCTGGTTGCGCGATATGGTGATCTGGGCGACGGCAAGTATTACCGGTTTGCTGACCATCTTTCTGTTCGTGGATTTTATGGAGTCGGTGCCTTCGACTTCTGTTTTCTGGCTGGCCGCAGGAGCACTTTGTTTTGTTAGCAAGCTGTACAAAACCGAGCTAACAGGAAAACGCCCGTCGGGGCTGCGGCCAGCTCAGGCCAATTAA
- a CDS encoding class I SAM-dependent methyltransferase: MDSENAVIDFVRARTSPKLLKAIRGIRYRNRSLKSVFTQLYFEPKRDQEMISGPGSDLVQTAVISREIPALIKELEVQTMLDAPCGDFFWMQRVELKVKTYIGVDVVRELIERHTRNHANANRRFMCRDITRDSLPCVDLVFSRDALVHLSSKDCQSALAKFKASGSQYLLMTTFPDTVENEDILTGEWRPINFQLPPFNLPPPLRLINEHCTEDGGRYSDKSLGLWKLADILNAE; encoded by the coding sequence ATGGATTCTGAAAATGCAGTCATAGATTTTGTCAGGGCCCGGACATCACCCAAATTATTGAAAGCCATTCGCGGCATTCGCTATCGAAACAGATCGCTCAAATCCGTCTTTACGCAGCTTTACTTCGAACCCAAGCGCGACCAGGAAATGATTTCCGGACCGGGATCGGATCTGGTTCAGACAGCCGTCATTTCGCGCGAGATTCCGGCGTTGATCAAGGAACTGGAAGTCCAAACCATGCTGGATGCTCCATGCGGCGATTTTTTCTGGATGCAGCGGGTTGAGTTGAAGGTAAAAACCTATATCGGCGTTGATGTTGTCAGGGAACTGATCGAACGACACACGCGCAACCACGCCAATGCCAATCGCCGCTTTATGTGCCGGGACATTACCAGAGACAGTTTGCCCTGCGTGGATCTAGTTTTTTCCAGAGACGCGCTGGTGCATTTGTCATCGAAAGATTGCCAATCGGCGCTGGCCAAGTTCAAAGCCAGCGGTTCGCAATACCTGTTGATGACGACTTTCCCGGACACGGTGGAAAACGAAGACATCCTGACCGGTGAATGGAGGCCGATCAATTTCCAGTTACCGCCTTTCAACCTGCCTCCGCCGCTGAGGTTGATCAACGAACATTGCACCGAAGACGGCGGCAGATATTCGGATAAAAGCCTTGGATTGTGGAAATTGGCTGACATTCTCAACGCAGAGTAA
- a CDS encoding oligosaccharide flippase family protein has protein sequence MTAVTGIQKPANVAARQDIRRRYLRAALYSGVLGGISQALYGMTPMVIARRLGPVDYGVYSVVMSLSAIVIAVFGLGQNSALHKLVPQYYVADRERSGAILADALMVTSGALAVFCAGFFLSSGWIAVHVYRDAALSGVFRICAVLMMTLTLFSLGASAIAGLQDFKSYNLIQVARNLALLVFAWVGVWLAGLTGALAGQVLASALGLALIGYVGAGLLRNRFPKGVRPVFSREILGAIGSFILPTLLMTLLNIPAYWWASTMVARHAGFQQVGLLGVAYTLSQATFLIPMNLYTPAMTFLSEAHAAEQSEIFRAMVTANLRAMWVFSMPLALALALFSPLIIHALFGTAYLMAAPLTLALSLTALLMLLVGLMNTAIIASGRMWHNLMITFGWVTAFGVTGLIVIPRWGAAGCATAFASTYSLYLIGVCMYGHLVLKVKYDGIVRLIALTMLSFGLAAIIFFNLQGVIAYVASAGVLVGLAGVEWFWILGGGEREQLLKGAAKLLATGFPTST, from the coding sequence ATGACAGCCGTAACAGGAATACAAAAGCCCGCGAACGTTGCTGCACGTCAGGACATTCGTCGCCGCTACCTTCGGGCAGCGCTGTATTCGGGCGTGTTGGGCGGCATCAGCCAGGCGCTTTACGGAATGACCCCGATGGTGATTGCGCGGAGATTAGGCCCTGTTGATTACGGTGTGTATTCCGTTGTGATGTCGCTGTCGGCAATTGTGATTGCAGTTTTTGGGTTGGGCCAGAATTCGGCGCTTCATAAACTGGTTCCTCAATATTACGTCGCCGACCGGGAACGCAGTGGAGCGATTTTGGCCGACGCGCTGATGGTCACTTCAGGGGCGCTGGCAGTGTTTTGCGCAGGGTTCTTTTTATCGTCCGGCTGGATTGCCGTTCACGTGTATCGCGACGCTGCCTTGAGCGGCGTGTTCAGGATTTGCGCCGTACTGATGATGACATTGACCTTGTTCAGCCTGGGAGCCAGCGCGATCGCCGGATTGCAGGATTTCAAGTCGTACAACCTGATTCAGGTGGCCAGGAATCTCGCTCTGCTGGTCTTTGCGTGGGTCGGAGTTTGGTTGGCGGGATTGACCGGAGCATTGGCGGGACAAGTGCTCGCCAGCGCACTTGGGCTTGCGTTGATTGGGTACGTCGGAGCCGGGTTGTTGCGCAATCGGTTTCCGAAAGGCGTTCGTCCCGTATTTTCGCGTGAGATTTTGGGTGCTATCGGTTCGTTTATTTTGCCCACATTGTTGATGACGCTGCTGAATATTCCTGCGTACTGGTGGGCCAGCACGATGGTTGCTCGCCACGCCGGATTCCAACAAGTGGGCTTGCTTGGCGTCGCATATACGCTGTCTCAAGCGACGTTTCTGATTCCGATGAACCTTTACACGCCGGCGATGACTTTCTTGTCCGAAGCGCACGCCGCAGAGCAATCGGAAATCTTCAGGGCAATGGTCACCGCCAATCTGCGAGCAATGTGGGTGTTTTCGATGCCACTAGCGTTGGCGCTCGCCTTGTTTTCGCCGCTGATCATTCACGCGTTGTTTGGCACGGCATATTTGATGGCTGCTCCGTTGACGCTGGCGCTGAGCTTGACGGCATTGCTGATGCTATTGGTCGGGTTGATGAATACGGCAATCATCGCTTCCGGGCGAATGTGGCATAACCTGATGATCACCTTTGGCTGGGTGACGGCGTTTGGTGTGACGGGGTTGATTGTCATTCCGCGCTGGGGAGCGGCGGGGTGTGCAACGGCCTTTGCTTCGACATACTCGCTTTACCTGATCGGCGTATGCATGTACGGGCATCTGGTTTTGAAGGTGAAATATGACGGAATCGTCCGGCTGATCGCCCTGACGATGCTGAGTTTTGGTTTGGCCGCAATCATCTTTTTCAACTTGCAGGGAGTCATCGCCTACGTCGCCAGCGCAGGGGTGCTGGTTGGTTTGGCCGGTGTGGAATGGTTCTGGATTCTTGGCGGCGGCGAACGCGAGCAATTACTCAAGGGCGCGGCCAAATTATTGGCAACAGGTTTTCCAACCTCAACTTAA
- a CDS encoding class I SAM-dependent methyltransferase, whose product MNYLNTYYPESLFGGFTDVDGTITFFTRVNALMDSSSVVLDVGCGRGVYGEDTVTVRRGNRILKGRCDKVIGIDVDPVGKTNPYIDEFRQIEGLEWPLDAASVDLLVSDWVLEHVEDAESFFAECHRVLKPGGYLCLRTANAHSYIGLISRLVPNHLHAAVLKRAKHSKKEVDTFPTVYNCNTRRKIATALNRHGFDSCVYTHESEPYYLSFSHFFYRLGVLHQRMALSFFKAAIFAFGKKR is encoded by the coding sequence ATGAACTATCTCAACACTTACTACCCGGAAAGCCTTTTCGGTGGATTTACTGACGTTGACGGGACAATCACGTTTTTCACCAGGGTGAATGCCTTGATGGATTCGTCTTCGGTGGTGTTGGACGTGGGTTGCGGCAGGGGCGTTTATGGCGAAGACACGGTGACGGTGCGAAGAGGAAACAGGATTCTCAAAGGGCGATGCGACAAAGTCATCGGCATTGACGTTGACCCGGTCGGCAAAACGAATCCGTACATTGATGAATTTCGCCAGATTGAAGGGCTTGAATGGCCGCTGGATGCGGCATCAGTTGATTTGCTCGTCAGCGATTGGGTGCTGGAACACGTCGAAGACGCGGAATCGTTTTTTGCCGAATGCCATAGGGTGTTGAAACCTGGCGGTTATCTGTGTCTGCGAACAGCGAATGCGCACAGTTACATCGGCCTGATTTCCAGGTTGGTTCCGAACCACCTACATGCCGCTGTATTGAAACGCGCGAAGCATTCCAAAAAAGAAGTAGACACTTTTCCGACCGTTTACAACTGCAACACGCGGAGAAAGATCGCGACTGCGCTCAACAGGCATGGGTTTGACAGTTGCGTATACACACACGAGTCAGAACCGTACTACTTGTCCTTTTCGCATTTTTTCTACCGTCTGGGTGTATTGCATCAACGCATGGCCCTGAGCTTTTTCAAAGCCGCAATTTTTGCTTTCGGCAAAAAACGATAA
- a CDS encoding undecaprenyl/decaprenyl-phosphate alpha-N-acetylglucosaminyl 1-phosphate transferase: MNTYILIFILSLCLSLLLTPVVRRLCERYGWLDVPRDQRRVHRKATPRLGGVAVVTSMLTALMALLWVNNSVTWSLWEERSKLFVALAPAAIIFLVGVYDDMYGISPRVKFAAQGLAASLFFALGGRIEILSVSFAGAIRLPVVVSFVVTVVWIVAITNAFNLIDGIDGLAAGAGLFASLVMIVVSIVTGHSFVTVIALAMAGALIGFLRYNFNPASIFLGDSGSLFVGFTLATLSVQGTQKASTVVALAIPLLAFGLPIIDTSLALLRRFTSGRPLFAGDKEHIHHKLLARGWSQRRVVLVLYGACALLGLQALLFVQEWGVSRLTGLWLLVVGVAVTVAVDRLHYHEVDEIRDGLKRNLSLAEFRLRLANNVRVRRSGQALSEAETLADVFDAVKEMLELNSFVYATVQINHAGTGALCRGKQAGSLPPNTQAHNGCIYWAWESGKLGTAEILKSSRLWSLSLSLSTKETQWGYINLYRGIDSENLLIDINYLNNFFQNQMALAVERVVSRETEKANVRPVEQQTITESVGSVNATALLKVSGF; encoded by the coding sequence ATGAACACATACATCCTGATTTTCATACTGTCGCTTTGTTTGTCCTTGTTGCTGACGCCTGTTGTTCGCCGATTGTGTGAACGGTATGGCTGGCTGGATGTGCCGCGCGACCAGCGGCGCGTTCATCGCAAAGCCACACCGCGCCTGGGCGGTGTGGCGGTCGTCACATCCATGCTGACGGCTTTGATGGCATTGCTATGGGTGAACAATTCCGTCACCTGGTCGCTCTGGGAAGAGCGATCAAAGCTGTTTGTGGCGCTTGCACCCGCGGCAATCATCTTTCTGGTTGGCGTGTATGACGATATGTACGGCATCAGTCCGCGTGTGAAATTCGCTGCACAGGGATTGGCCGCCTCATTGTTTTTCGCGCTCGGAGGACGAATCGAAATCCTGTCGGTGTCATTTGCCGGGGCCATCAGACTGCCTGTCGTCGTCAGCTTCGTGGTGACTGTGGTCTGGATCGTTGCAATTACGAATGCATTCAATCTGATTGACGGCATAGATGGATTGGCGGCGGGAGCCGGATTGTTTGCTTCGCTGGTAATGATCGTCGTTTCGATTGTAACAGGCCATTCGTTTGTGACGGTGATCGCGTTGGCGATGGCCGGAGCTCTGATCGGCTTCCTGCGCTACAACTTCAATCCTGCTTCCATTTTTCTGGGAGATTCCGGGTCGCTATTTGTCGGCTTCACGTTGGCGACGTTGTCAGTGCAGGGGACGCAGAAAGCTTCAACCGTGGTCGCCCTGGCAATTCCGCTGCTGGCGTTTGGATTACCGATCATTGACACCAGTCTCGCTTTGTTGCGCCGGTTTACCAGCGGACGCCCGTTGTTTGCGGGCGACAAGGAACATATCCATCACAAACTGCTGGCGCGCGGGTGGTCGCAACGTAGAGTTGTGCTGGTGCTTTATGGAGCATGCGCGTTGCTGGGATTGCAAGCCCTGCTGTTTGTTCAGGAATGGGGCGTCAGCCGATTGACAGGGTTGTGGCTGTTGGTCGTGGGAGTCGCAGTCACCGTTGCCGTTGACCGGCTTCATTACCACGAAGTGGACGAAATCAGAGATGGGTTAAAACGTAATCTGTCTTTGGCGGAGTTCCGGCTTCGTCTGGCAAACAATGTACGCGTGCGCCGATCCGGTCAGGCGTTGTCGGAAGCGGAAACGCTGGCCGATGTGTTCGACGCTGTAAAGGAAATGCTGGAACTCAATTCTTTTGTTTACGCGACTGTCCAAATCAACCACGCCGGGACCGGCGCGCTCTGTCGCGGGAAACAGGCCGGTTCACTTCCTCCCAATACGCAGGCTCACAATGGCTGCATTTATTGGGCGTGGGAAAGCGGCAAACTGGGAACGGCAGAAATTTTGAAATCCAGCCGATTGTGGTCACTGAGTTTGTCGCTTTCCACCAAAGAGACGCAATGGGGATACATCAATCTTTACCGCGGCATTGATAGCGAAAATCTGTTGATCGACATCAATTACCTTAACAATTTTTTTCAAAACCAAATGGCTCTTGCCGTGGAAAGAGTTGTGAGCCGCGAAACGGAAAAGGCGAATGTCAGACCAGTCGAGCAGCAAACGATCACGGAATCGGTTGGTTCGGTGAATGCGACGGCATTGCTCAAAGTCAGCGGGTTTTAA